In Citrus sinensis cultivar Valencia sweet orange chromosome 3, DVS_A1.0, whole genome shotgun sequence, the sequence CAAGTCGAGAAAGTGACCGAGTGTTGTACGGCAAGCTGTGAATGAGTGTTGTGTATAGTGTTTCTGCTTTTATATTACACTTGATGGCGCGTACTTATAGGATACTGTGGGTCCCGGGGCATGATTACTTAATTAAGTAATCGAGTAAATTAGTCCAGTCTTTGCCCTTgggtttaaaaaatagaatgcTGCTCATCGAAAACAATTCTCTCAAAGTTTTCAATCCAAAGCACAGGGgcataaaattgtaaaaattcatTATCCCATATACCATGAATCATTATAATGGCAtataattttcagaaaatcTTTAAAACGGGCAAAATTatctgaaagaaaaaattatacatatattgTCATTGAATATGTATGATCTTAAACTGACGACtagatatttaaattaatattaatggcaTGCTGGAATGGCATCGGTTTAAGGATCATACCGTCCGTGTGATATGATCCATCGTTACTCCACGACTACGTGGCAGCAGCATCCGTGGTCATTTGCAATGTGAGAGCCCACTATAGATTgagataatattattcaatcaATGTGGAGGGATTCCAGTGGCGACATGTGCCCAATAGATTGAAATATAGGATACACgcacaaaattattattcatccACCCAGGCTTATCCAACATACTTATTCTGGCATCATTTATGCAGGACGGGTCCCAAGGATACGCCATTAGGGAGAAGGCATATGATGCCAAAATCTGTGAAAGGGCATGCCTGATCTTTGAAGCATGACACGAAGAAGAACCCAAGAATTCAAATGTAAAGCATAAAGGATACCCATTCTATGCAGAAGTGCAAGCCAATCTTGACAAGTGGCAGCTATACACATCAAAATTGGAATAATCTGGAACTGTGCAGCTGTGTGCGTCACCAATCAAAACCCAAATTGTGTAATGGCCCTCTCCAATGCTTTGTAAATCAGAGTCTGTTTGCTGCGGCACTCAGAGCAGCAACATCCACGCAAAATCTGCATTGGCGGATCGATTGTAAATCCCGCTATGTCAACATGTGCTaacttttagaaattaaatgcTGAAGAAATAGGAACAATGAGATAAAGCTTTCATTACTGCAAGGCATAAACATTTTGCATTACTTCTACAATCAACTGATTTAGAAGGCTAAAGACAGCTCTAcaattaagcaaaataaaagagaaagaagttACAACTTCACTAATTTCAGCTCGAACAAATTCGCAATAAGTTAAAGACAGTATATAGAACCTCAATAACAATCTTCTGTTTCTAAATATGCCTACCGATTGGATAAATAAGGTTACTGCAATCATTTCCATTGAATCACAATCACCACAATAGTAAACATGATATTTACCACCCAATCTCAGCAACAGGGTAaagatcaaaagaaaataataaatgtattATGCAGGGGCGTCAAGTAAAAAACTAATTACCAATaagatttggaaaaaaaaaagaaaaaagaaaagtataatGCAGTTATTGTCGAATCAGATTATACTGTAACTCAGTTACCAGATCTCGCAATAtgacataataattaacaattaaaaagataaaaaataaattcttaacttTAATGTATTCCTCAGTAGCCAAACAGTATTCCTAAAGtataaaaaagtgaaaaaaaaaaatacacgaACAATCAGTCACagataaacaaaatgaaaacataCCCATAAATAAAGTTGTCTTTCTCAAGCATTTTCTTCTTGCAAACATAACACCCTTCAAGAAATTTTCACTCTGCCCCTGACAGTGACCATTACCACTAGCATTTCATTCATAATTCTACTATCAACACATGAATTCCACACAAAACTTCTTGTATCACTCCAAAAAACCTTGTTAACTAATAAATGAATTCTAAAACTCCCTACTGTCACTCCTATCTTTCTCAATTCACAATATGTACATGCCATTCCTAAAGCTAAAAAACAGTAGATGGTGTTGCATAGTTTAAGTCAGTCTCTAAAGGACTTCTACATCTCAAGTCTAGTTAAAAAGCATTTAGTAGCTGAAAAACTTCATCAACACAAGCCTAACCACTTCTTAAAACCTAAGGCtgcttctctctttttaagtTGAGCTTCTGTCTGGAATTTGGGAGTTTTGCCCTTATATAGTGTTTTATGGTACTTCAAGAAAAGGGTTCGATATTTGTACTTGTCAATAAACATCTTCCCTTCCTCCATCATAGCCACCACTTCATTTGCTCGAGCAAAAAAACCACCCCTTACGAATGTATAAAGTACAGAATCCAGAAGTTCCTCATCAAACTTCATAGAGGTAGAAGAAGCAAATGATTTCATTTCACCCCATAGCTCTGTTACCTCTGTATATTTGCCCCCAATAGCCGCATATCCAGTGACCATAGAATGGAATGTTTGAGCATTCGGGAGATGGCCCAGGCTCCTCATCCTCTTCAAAGCCTTCTCAGCATCTTGCATCAACCTCTTCTTACAAAAGAAGTGGATTACATTATTCCAATCATGAACGCCACAGTCAATTCTCTGCCCTTCCTTGACTTCTTGCAAGAGCTTCGCCATCAACCCAGCTTCATGATTCTGTGCACATCCCTTGACCAACATCTTAAATTCTTGATGTCCAGATCTTGgaattttagactctttcatCTCTTTGAATAGATGGAGAGCTCCCGGAGTATCTTTCTGAACAATCTTGGATTGGAGCAAGGCTTCATAACAGCTTGCATCAAGCTGAATCCCAGCACTACGAGCATCTCGTAAAAGAGCTGTGACTTCTCTGGGACGATTTGCTTCAATGTATGCCTTTAAGAGCGAGGCATATACAGAGGAACTTGCTCTAACCCCAGCCAAATGCATCTCATCGAGAAGGTCATGCGCCTGATCTAACCACCCAAGTGAGATGCATAAAGTAATGACATGACCCAAGGCTGCATCATCATGCGAAACTTgcaaattttctttctctgcCTTGATAAGAAAATGAGTCAATTCCTTGGTCTTGCCAGCTTCCAGGAAGGCCTTCACCAAtttgatgtaaattttttCAGTTGGTTGGAGAATACCATGCTCTGTAGTAATCAATTCAACTTGCTTCTGCAACATACCTAACAAAGTTTGAAGCACTCTCTTTACCTCAGCCTCAAGAGCTACAAATTTTCGGTCTTTAGTGAAGTCCTCATATGACAAGATATGGTTTTCAATTATTCCGCTATTCTCTAAATCGACTGAATTTGTACAGTTCACATTCTGCTCAGAAGGTGTCCTATTATTGACCCCAACAGCATTAAATGGTAACATGGCAGCAGCAAGAGAATTTCGTGCTTCCTTTGCCCTCTGAAGCATTTCCAAAACCATCTTGGAAGCAGAGTTAAGATCCCCAAACTTCAAATGGCAACTAAGCAAACAATTATAGAACTGACGAAACTGAATGTCACTTAGGTTAACAGCTTCATCTATATGTCTCTGAAGCTTCCTTAGCTCTTCTCTTCGCCCATTTCTCTCATATATGTGTGCCATGATGATCAGTAAGTTTGAATCTGCTTTTACCCCAATTCGAGGCATTATATCAAGGAGCTGTTCAGCTTTTCTCGTTGTCTCAAACAAGAGGCACCCAGCCAAAGCAATATTGAAAGTATTAGTATTAGGCTTCATAGCAATCAAAGGTGCATTACACTTTTTACGAGGGTCCACCCTGCCATCTTGGAATAAGTAACCTATTTCAAGAATCAACTCAGCAGCAAGGTAAGCACCAGGAGCTGTTAGCGACATGTGGGCCAAGATTGCCGACCAGGCTGTCACAGGAGGATATTGTTCTGTTGCTACCAACTTTCTCAAAATAGTTGATGCAGGAACTGGTAAACCACATTTAGAGAGACCAAGTGAGAGATAAATAAGAGGTTCCTTTTCCAACAGAATCTGTTTACCTTCCTCAAAAGCTTGTTCCACCAATCCATAAGCCTTCTCAAGCCACTTGGAGTCGAGGCTTTCAACGAAACTTGTTAGAATCTTGTTCACTAGTGTTTTTCGTGGAAACCCATCCATCTGCATATGCTGTTCATACAACTTCCATGCATCACCGTATCTATGCTCATTAATAGCATTTTCTATTTCCGCACTTAATTTTGCTGGGTCTCGAGCCTGAACCAAGATTGTTCCACCCATACTTGAAAAAGGATGAGTTGGATAGGTGAATTCATTCAGGTTTGGCAAGACACCAGTTTGCATATTTAAGTAGGTCAAATAGCAGCGGACCAGAATGGGCTCAAATCCCAACCACTGACTCCTAGCACTCTGAATCTGGTGTCTAGAAACCCAGGCAGCGTTTTGACAGCTATCATTGAATAAGCCTAGTATAGCTGAAGAAGAAGCTGAGAAATGACGCCTCACTTTCcacattgataaaatttttctaaacAACACCAACTACAAACCCTGTGCTCTGCAAAAATGACAGCATTCACAAAAGTTACAACCGACTTTGACAGAAGCATTCAGACGAGAATGAAGCTGGatattataaataacaatTCCAAGCACTAAGAAATAAACTCCCAggcaaaatgggaaaaaaaaaattacagtgAACATAGAATATCTGCATTCTGAATTACAATAAAAAGTGCATATTCAAATCGACGTCAAAATTTCAGCGACTCATTCAATATGAGGCAACACGCTAAATGAAACATGActatattattgatttttagcACTGACCATGCTAAAGAAAAAGGGAGAATTGCAACAGGGTTTCACAGCTGAGGCTAAAATGTTGAAATCACTATTTCCTCTCTCAGTGAGgcaatttatcaaacatttaAGAAACATAGAAAAGCTTACATGCAGAAACAAACAAGTCACGGCAGCTTGAATTGACAAGGAAATAAGTTGGGAAGACCTAACGGTTTCGGTGTGGAATTCAAACTCACGTCAAGTTAGCATCACTGTTAGCATCGCTGCGGTCTGTGCAATTCGGACCAAAAGAGAATTGCAGCTGAAAAATATCCGTTATTCTCTGCTCTCTGTCTCCATATGCTAACACCCGAACGAAATTGGTTACTACTCAAGAGCGGAGTGGGATTGGGCTGAGGTTTCGAAGGAAGATCGATACGGCACCGGATTTGGGCCTGAAACGTGGGCCTCATTTGACACAAGGCCTGTCAttcagttttctttttttaatgattgaGCTTTTGACACACTTAAATTTCCTAAAAAAGCCCCGCTTCTAAAAATATCCcattaaaaatgttttaaaatttaaaataattccaaTAGCACCCATCTAATTCCAAAAGTGCCCTTCATGGACATTCCTCTAGCTTTTCTaatcttttcttatttctattaaaccccataatccataattaacaattttcaATTACCTTGTTAttcattcaaattaattttttctctcacaACTTTTAACTCCACGTTACTAAATTGTCATTTTGAAGACCAAACAcaaatttgttgatttttcaaaataatgcCAGAAGAATAAATGTGGatactattaaaaataaataaataaacaaaattctaatttcattaaattataaagaacACGACCTTTGATGCATtagtcttttttttggggggggggtggggggggggtttAACAGCATCCCACTTTATTAATTTGGGATGTCTTTTACTTGATTATTGTATGCTCAATTGtcaatattgaaataaattaagaaaaaaattataaaaatttgacctttataacaaattaatagtcaaCATAGTCGTgatatcaaaatttcaaaatgataaaattttataccttgattctaaatttttgtttaagaTAAGAATACGATCTCTCTCACTCACTTTTTAATCTTACAATAAAGTAATACGTAgaacaatatttttgttgtCGATTAAAATGGAAATAACTAGGCTTAAATTGTTAATCTCACATTTGTTCAAATTAtccatattatttaaattcattgaTTGAAAGATACTCATATATACTATGGATTTTACTACAGACTTATGGtgaacatatttttatttacatcagcaacttatataaaatatatttttctatcgTGCTGTTAAAAATGACACAagcttataataataaaattattagtttaacTTGTCACAAATGAGAATTAAGATCCTTTCCTAATAATTTTCTCCCATATTCTCTCTTAGTTTCTAAatctaatgaaaaaaattgtaaactaaattaaaaaaattaactgaaTTATCgacatcaaaatttaaaaccgAAACTTAACCactcattaaattaaaaaaaggttaagagagaaaaaaaaacaaaaataaaaacactaaGAGAAAATCTTTGTCCTACCAATAATGTccccaaaaaaattggctaactgattttcatatcaatttttttaattagttacagttaaaatcaatttctttagTTAGTTACAGTCTTATCTTAAAAAAAGGAGAGGGGGAAAGGAGGGGAAAAAATCGCCACTTACAAACATTATTGTTCTTGAAAACCACACCACGTCTTGGCTCGCTCGTCTTTGCAACTCTagtcaaaatttcttttatccGATATCAGCCTTTGCTATGGAGAAAACTAACGATATAAAATGGAGGGAAGAATTCACCAAACAGTATTTTGCAAGGCTCGTGTATATTTCACACACGTGTGATTTACCATTGATCAAATCCTCGCACTGCATGTTTATCCTCCTACTGTAATATTCTTTTGATTCTTTAGCTGCCTGAGCCCTCACCGAGTTAAGTCATCAAATccataatatatttattagcACAAGACCACCGACGCTTCAACTTAtaggtagcgtttactttttggattggattgggaaTCTTGGGGAGTGAGAATCCTAGGATTGAGAGCGTGGAATGGGAGTgagagtaggttgtttacttacactggaatggaagcatggaatggagatcagaatccaatttatgtgtttactttgtcttgaattgggagtaaatagtttcaaattacaattttatccttatttaaagaattataatttttaattacaaaactaataaaaaatatatttaatgaataatatttatttt encodes:
- the LOC112495487 gene encoding pentatricopeptide repeat-containing protein At1g03100, mitochondrial is translated as MWKVRRHFSASSSAILGLFNDSCQNAAWVSRHQIQSARSQWLGFEPILVRCYLTYLNMQTGVLPNLNEFTYPTHPFSSMGGTILVQARDPAKLSAEIENAINEHRYGDAWKLYEQHMQMDGFPRKTLVNKILTSFVESLDSKWLEKAYGLVEQAFEEGKQILLEKEPLIYLSLGLSKCGLPVPASTILRKLVATEQYPPVTAWSAILAHMSLTAPGAYLAAELILEIGYLFQDGRVDPRKKCNAPLIAMKPNTNTFNIALAGCLLFETTRKAEQLLDIMPRIGVKADSNLLIIMAHIYERNGRREELRKLQRHIDEAVNLSDIQFRQFYNCLLSCHLKFGDLNSASKMVLEMLQRAKEARNSLAAAMLPFNAVGVNNRTPSEQNVNCTNSVDLENSGIIENHILSYEDFTKDRKFVALEAEVKRVLQTLLGMLQKQVELITTEHGILQPTEKIYIKLVKAFLEAGKTKELTHFLIKAEKENLQVSHDDAALGHVITLCISLGWLDQAHDLLDEMHLAGVRASSSVYASLLKAYIEANRPREVTALLRDARSAGIQLDASCYEALLQSKIVQKDTPGALHLFKEMKESKIPRSGHQEFKMLVKGCAQNHEAGLMAKLLQEVKEGQRIDCGVHDWNNVIHFFCKKRLMQDAEKALKRMRSLGHLPNAQTFHSMVTGYAAIGGKYTEVTELWGEMKSFASSTSMKFDEELLDSVLYTFVRGGFFARANEVVAMMEEGKMFIDKYKYRTLFLKYHKTLYKGKTPKFQTEAQLKKREAALGFKKWLGLC